The following are encoded in a window of Thermomicrobiales bacterium genomic DNA:
- a CDS encoding fused MFS/spermidine synthase, with protein MTIQAYARLGVVLAGVVGLGVELTAERLLAPAFGTTNDLWSIVIGLTFAFLSLGYTVGGRLIDRHPSHRIIAVCLLVTGLWTVGLAFVGRPIVDQIQEWTFNAGGLRAGLFFSVLLLITLPPFLLGIITPSAIRLVIPRVGSAGRSTGAIYALGTIGSLVGTFVPVIVLMPRIGVRLTFLSMAAVALVGGLIGLTGLVRGEAAQPDDAEPAPAQTDPVLEEMPSA; from the coding sequence ATGACGATTCAGGCATATGCTCGCCTCGGCGTTGTGCTGGCTGGTGTCGTCGGGCTGGGCGTCGAGCTGACCGCCGAGCGCCTGCTCGCACCGGCATTTGGCACGACGAACGACCTGTGGTCGATCGTGATTGGCCTGACCTTCGCATTCCTGTCGCTCGGTTACACCGTCGGCGGCCGCTTGATCGACCGCCATCCCAGCCACCGCATCATCGCCGTCTGCCTGCTGGTTACCGGGCTATGGACCGTCGGGCTCGCCTTCGTCGGTCGCCCGATTGTCGATCAGATTCAGGAATGGACATTCAACGCCGGTGGTCTCCGCGCCGGGCTGTTCTTCTCGGTGCTGCTGCTGATTACGCTGCCGCCGTTCCTGCTCGGCATCATCACGCCGTCCGCCATCCGGTTGGTGATTCCGCGCGTTGGCTCGGCCGGCCGATCGACCGGAGCGATCTACGCACTCGGAACGATCGGCTCACTGGTTGGCACGTTCGTGCCGGTCATCGTCCTGATGCCGCGCATCGGCGTACGACTGACGTTCCTGTCGATGGCCGCCGTCGCGCTCGTCGGCGGACTGATCGGCCTGACCGGCCTCGTGCGGGGCGAGGCGGCGCAGCCGGACGACGCAGAGCCCGCTCCCGCGCAGACCGACCCGGTCCTTGAGGAAATGCCCTCGGCGTAG